One genomic window of Scatophagus argus isolate fScaArg1 chromosome 16, fScaArg1.pri, whole genome shotgun sequence includes the following:
- the LOC124072916 gene encoding myosin heavy chain, fast skeletal muscle yields the protein MSTDAEMEQYGPAAVFLRKPERERIEAQTAPFDAKTAFFVVDPDEMYLKGKLVKREGGKATVETEGGKTVTVKEDDIHPRNPPKYDKIEDMAMMTHLNEPCVLYNLKERYASWMIYTYSGLFCVVVNPYKWLPVYDAVCVAAYRGKKRVEAPPHIFSISDNGYQFMLTDRENQSILITGESGAGKTVNTKRVIQYFATIAAIGAKKAEPTPGKMQGSLEDQIVAANPLLEAYGNAKTVRNDNSSRFGKFIRIHFGSSGKLASADIETYLLEKSRVTFQLSAERSYHIFYQLMTGHKPELLEALLITTNPYDYPMISQGEISVKSINDVEEFIATDTAIDILGFTAEEKIGIYKLTGAVMHHGNMKFKQKQREEQAEPDGTEVADKIAYLLGLNSADMLKALCYPRVKVGNEMVTKGQTVPQVNNAVMALCKSIYEKMFLWMVVRINEMLDTKQARQFFIGVLDIAGFEIFDFNSLEQLCINFTNEKLQQFFNHHMFVLEQEEYKKEGIEWEFIDFGMDLAACIELIEKPMGIFSILEEECMFPKASDTTFKNKLHDQHLGKTKAFEKPKPGKGKAEAHFSLVHYAGTVDYNISGWLDKNKDPLNDSVVQLYQKSSNKLLAFLYAAHAGAEEASGAKKGGKKKGGSFQTVSALFRENLAKLMTNLRSTHPHFVRCLIPNETKTPGLMENFLVIHQLRCNGVLEGIRICRKGFPSRILYGDFKQRYKVLNASVIPEGQFIDNKKASEKLLGSIDVDHTQYKFGHTKVFFKAGLLGLLEEMRDEKLAELVTMTQALCRGYVMRKEFVKMMERRESIFAIQYNIRSFMNVKNWPWLKLYFKIKPLLKSAETEKELQQMKENYEKMQSDLATALAKKKELEEKMVSLLQEKNDLQLQVAAEVENLSDAEERCEGLIKSKIQLEAKLKETSERLEDEEEINAELTAKKRKLEDECSELKKDIDDLELTLAKVEKEKHATENKVKNLTEEMASQDEAIAKLTKEKKALQESHQQTLDDLQAEEDKVNTLTKAKTKLEQQVDDLEGSLEQEKKLRMDLERAKRKLEGDLKLAQESIMDLENDKQQSDEKIKKKDFEISQLLSKIEDEQSLGAQLQKKIKELQARIEELEEEIEAERAARAKVEKQRADLSRELEEISERLEEAGGATAAQIEMNKKREAEFQKLRRDLEESTLQHEATASALRKKQADSVAELGEQIDNLQRVKQKLEKEKSEYKMEIDDLSSNMEAVAKSKGNLEKMCRTLEDQLSELKAKNDENVRQLNDINAQRARLQTENGEFARQLEEKEALVSQLTRGKQAYTQQIEELKRHIEEEVKAKNALAHAVQSARHDCDLLREQFEEEQEAKAELQRGMSKANSEVAQWRTKYETDAIQRTEELEEAKKKLAQRLQEAEESIEAVNSKCASLEKTKQRLQGEVEDLMIDVERANALAANLDKKQRNFDKVLAEWKQKFEEGQAELEGAQKEARSLSTELFKMKNSYEESLDHLETMKRENKNLQQEISDLTEQIGETGKSIHELEKAKKTVETEKTEIQSALEEAEGTLEHEEAKILRVQLELNQVKGEVDRKLAEKDEEMEQIKRNSQRVIESMQSTLDAEVRSRNDALRVKKKMEGDLNEMEIQLSHANRQAAEAQKQLRNVQGQLKDAQLHLDDAVRGREDMKEQVAMVERRNGLMLAEIEELRAALEQTERGRKVAEQELVDASERVGLLHSQNTSLLNTKKKLEADLVQVQGEVDDAVQEARNAEEKAKKAITDAAMMAEELKKEQDTSAHLERMKKNLEVTVKDLQHRLDEAESLAMKGGKKQLQKLESRVRELETEVEAEQRRGADAVKGVRKYERRVKELTYQTEEDKKNVNRLQDLVDKLQLKVKAFKRQAEEAEEQANTHMSRLRKVQHELEEAQERADIAESQVNKLRAKSRDTGKVS from the exons ATGAGCACGGACGCAGAGATGGAGCAGTATGGCCCGGCGGCCGTTTTCCTCCGGaagccagagagggagaggattGAGGCCCAGACTGCTCCATTTGATGCCAAAACTGCCTTCTTTGTGGTTGATCCAGATGAGATGTACCTAAAGGGTAAACTGGTCAAAAGAGAGGGTGGCAAAGCCACGGTTGAGACGGAGGGAGGAAAG ACGGTCACTGTGAAAGAGGATGACATCCATCCCAGGAACCCTCCAAAGTATGACAAAATTGAGGACATGGCCATGATGACCCACCTCAATGAGCCTTGTGTGTTGTATAACCTCAAAGAGCGTTATGCATCATGGATGATCTAC ACCTACTCTGGGTTGTTTTGCGTTGTTGTGAATCCCTACAAGTGGCTTCCCGTGTATGATGCTGTATGTGTGGCAGCatacagaggaaagaagagagttGAGGCACCACCTCacatcttctccatctctgacaaTGGCTATCAGTTCATGCTCACCG aTCGTGAGAACCAGTCTATCCTGATTAC TGGAGAATCCGGTGCAGGAAAGACTGTCAACACCAAGCGTGTCATCCAGTATTTTGCAACAATTGCAGCTATTGGAGCTAAGAAGGCTGAGCCAACACCTGGAAAAATGCAG GGCTCTCTTGAGGACCAAATTGTTGCGGCCAACCCTCTGCTAGAGGCCTATGGTAATGCCAAGACTGTGAGGAATGACAACTCCTCTCGTTTT GGTAAATTCATCAGGATCCACTTTGGTTCCTCTGGCAAGCTGGCATCAGCTGATATTGAAACAT ATCTGCTGGAGAAGTCCCGTGTCACCTTCCAGTTGTCTGCTGAGAGGAGCTACCATATCTTCTATCAGCTGATGACTGGCCACAAGCCTGAGCTGCTGG AGGCCCTTCTGATCACCACCAATCCCTATGACTACCCAATGATCAGTCAGGGTGAAATCAGTGTCAAAAGCATCAATGATGTGGAGGAGTTCATTGCGACAGAT ACTGCAATTGACATCTTGGGCTTCACTGCTGAGGAAAAAATAGGCATCTACAAGCTGACTGGAGCTGTGATGCATCATGGAAACATGAAATTCAAACAGAAGCAGCGTGAGGAGCAGGCTGAACCTGATGGCACTGAGG TGGCTGACAAAATCGCTTATCTCCTGGGCCTGAACTCAGCCGATATGCTGAAAGCTCTGTGCTACCCAAGAGTCAAGGTCGGAAATGAGATGGTGACCAAAGGTCAGACTGTGCCACAG GTCAACAATGCTGTCATGGCCTTGTGTAAGTCCATCTATGAGAAAATGTTCTTGTGGATGGTTGTCCGTATCAATGAGATGCTGGACACAAAGCAGGCAAGACAGTTCTTCATTGGAGTGTTGGATATTGCTGGATTTGAGATCTTTGAT TTCAACAGCTTGGAGCAACTCTGCATCAACTTCACCAATGAGAAACTGCAACAGTTCTTCAACCACCACATGTTTGTCCTGGAGCAAGAGGAGTACAAGAAAGAGGGCATTGAATGGGAGTTCATTGACTTTGGTATGGACTTGGCTGCCTGCATTGAGCTTATTGAGAAG CCAATGGGCATCTTCTCCATCCTTGAAGAGGAGTGCATGTTCCCCAAGGCCTCTGACACAACTTTCAAGAACAAGCTACATGATCAGCATCTTGGCAAGACAAAGGCCTTTGAAAAGCCAAAGCCTGGAAAGGGCAAGGCTGAGGCTCACTTCTCCCTGGTGCACTATGCTGGTACAGTGGACTACAATATCAGTGGCTGGCTGGACAAGAACAAGGACCCCCTGAATGACTCAGTTGTTCAGCTCTACCAGAAGTCttcaaacaaactgttggcCTTCCTTTATGCAGCCCATGCTGGAGCTGAAG AGGCTAGTGGTGCCAAGAAGGGCGGTAAAAAGAAAGGTGGTTCTTTCCAGACTGTGTCTGCTCTTTTCAGG GAGAACTTGGCCAAACTGATGACCAACTTAAGGAGCACTCACCCTCATTTTGTCCGCTGCCTGATTCCCAATGAAACCAAGACCCCAG GTCTTATGGAGAACTTCTTGGTCATCCATCAGCTGAGGTGTAACGGTGTGCTGGAGGGCATCAGAATCTGCAGAAAGGGCTTCCCCAGCAGAATCCTCTACGGTGACTTCAAGCAGAG GTACAAAGTGCTGAATGCCAGTGTCATCCCTGAGGGACAGTTCATTGACAACAAGAAAGCTTCAGAGAAGCTGCTGGGCTCCATTGATGTGGACCACACTCAGTACAAGTTTGGACACACAAAG GTGTTCTTCAAAGCTGGTCTGCTGGGTCTcctggaggaaatgagagatgaGAAACTGGCTGAGCTGGTGACCATGACTCAGGCTCTCTGCAGGGGATATGTCATGAGGAAGGAATTTGTTaagatgatggagaggag AGAATCGATCTTCGCCATCCAGTACAACATCCGTTCATTCATGAATGTGAAGAACTGGCCATGGCTGAAACTGTACTTTAAGATCAAGCCTCTTCTGAAGAGTGCTGAGACTGagaaagagctgcagcagatgaagGAGAACTATGAAAAGATGCAGTCAGACCTGGCTACTGCATTGGCCAAGAAGAAGGaactggaggagaagatggTTTCCCTGCTGCAGGAAAAGAATGACCTCCAACTGCAAGTGGCTGCA gaagtTGAGAACCTCTCTGATGCCGAGGAAAGGTGTGAGGGGCTCATCAAAAGCAAGATCCAACTGGAAGCTAAACTCAAAGAAACAAGTGAGAGactggaggatgaagaagaaatCAATGCTGAGCTGACTGCCAAGAAGAGGAAACTGGAGGATGAATGCTCTGAGCTCAAGAAAGACATTGATGACTTAGAGCTCACCTTGGCTaaagtggagaaggagaaacatgCCACAGAAAACAAG GTGAAAAACCTGACAGAGGAGATGGCATCTCAAGATGAGGCCATTGCCAAGTTAACCAAGGAGAAGAAAGCCCTTCAAGAGAGCCACCAGCAAACACTTGATGATCTCcaggcagaggaggacaaagtCAACACTCTGACCAAGGCCAAGACAAAGCTGGAACAGCAAGTGGATGAT CTTGAGGGGTCACTGGAACAAGAAAAGAAGCTCCGCATGGACCTTGAGAGAGCCAAGAGGAAGCTTGAGGGAGATCTGAAATTGGCCCAGGAATCCATAATGGATCTGgagaatgacaaacagcaatcAGATGAGAAAATCAAGAA GAAAGACTTTGAGATCAGCCAGCTCCTCAGCAAGATTGAGGATGAACAGTCTCTTGGTGCTCAGCTTCAGAAGAAGATCAAGGAGCTCCAG GCTCGTATTgaggagctggaagaggagATTGAGGCTGAGAGGGCTGCTCGGGCTAAAGTTGAGAAGCAGAGGGCTGACCTCTCCAGGGAGCTTGAGGAGATCAGTGAGAGGCTGGAGGAAGCTGGTGGAGCAACAGCTGCTCAGATCGAGATGAACAAGAAGCGTGAAGCTGAGTTCCAGAAGCTGCGTCGTGATCTTGAAGAGTCAACCCTGCAGCATGAAGCTACTGCATCAGCTCTCCGCAAGAAGCAGGCTGACAGTGTTGCAGAGCTGGGAGAGCAGATCGACAACCTCCAGCGTGTCAAGcagaagctggagaaggagaagagcgAGTACAAGATGGAGATTGATGACCTCTCCAGCAACATGGAGGCTGTTGCAAAGTCTAAG GGCAACTTGGAGAAAATGTGCAGAACTCTTGAGGACCAGCTGAGTGAACTCAAAGCCAAAAATGATGAGAATGTTCGCCAGCTGAATGACATTAATGCACAGAGGGCCAGACTGCAGACAGAGAACG GTGAGTTTGCACGCCAGCTTGAGGAGAAGGAAGCTCTTGTTTCCCAGCTGACCAGAGGCAAACAGGCTTATACTCAGCAGATTGAGGAGCTTAAGAGACACattgaggaggaagtgaag GCCAAGAACGCCCTGGCCCATGCTGTTCAGTCAGCCCGCCATGACTGTGATCTGCTCAGAGAGCAGtttgaggaggagcaggaggccaaGGCTGAGCTGCAGCGAGGAATGTCCAAGGCCAACAGTGAGGTGGCTCAGTGGAGAACCAAATATGAGACTGATGCAATTCAGCGTActgaggagctggaggaagcAAA GAAAAAGCTTGCCCAGCGTCTGCAGGAGGCTGAGGAATCCATTGAGGCCGTGAACTCCAAGTGTGCGTCCCTGGAGAAGACCAAGCAGAGGCTGCAGGGTGAGGTGGAGGACCTCATGATTGATGTGGAGAGAGCTAATGCTCTGGCTGCCAACCTTGACAAGAAGCAGAGGAACTTTGATAAG gtCCTTGCAGAATGGAAACAGAAGTTTGAGGAAGGCCAGGCAGAGCTGGAAGGAGCTCAGAAAGAGGCTCGCTCTCTCAGCACTGAACTGTTCAAGATGAAGAACTCTTATGAGGAGTCTCTGGATCACCTGGAGAccatgaagagagagaacaagaaccTGCAGC AGGAGATCTCAGACCTGACTGAACAGATTGGTGAGACTGGAAAGAGTATCCATGAGCTGGAGAAAGCCAAGAAGACTGTGGAGACTGAGAAGACTGAAATTCAGTCAGCATTGGAGGAAGCTGAG GGTACACTGGAGCATGAGGAGGCCAAGATTCTCCGTGTTCAGCTTGAGCTCAACCAGGTCAAGGGTGAGGTTGACAGGAAGCTGGCAGAAAAGGATGAGGAGATGGAGCAGATCAAGAGGAACAGCCAGAGGGTGATTGAGTCCATGCAGAGCACTCTTGATGCTGAGGTCAGGAGCAGGAATGATGCCCTGAgggtgaagaagaagatggagggagaccTGAATGAGATGGAGATTCAGCTGAGCCATGCCAACAGGCAGGCTGCTGAGGCCCAGAAACAACTGAGGAACGTACAGGGACAACTCAAG gATGCCCAACTGCACCTTGATGATGCCGTCAGAGGACGGGAAGACATGAAGGAGCAGGTTGCCATGGTGGAGCGCAGAAATGGCCTGATGCTGGCTGAGATTGAGGAGCTGAGAGCTGCTctggaacagacagagagaggacgcAAAGTGGCTGAGCAGGAGCTGGTTGATGCTAGTGAGCGTGTCGGACTGCTTCACTCtcag AACACCAGTCTTCTGAACACcaagaagaagctggaagcTGACCTTGTCCAGGTTCAGGGTGAAGTGGACGATGCTGTTCAGGAAGCAAGAAATGCTGAAGAGAAAGCCAAAAAGGCTATCACTGAT GCTGCCATGATGGCTGAAGAACTGAAGAAGGAGCAGGACACCAGTGCTCAcctggagaggatgaagaagaacctGGAGGTCACTGTCAAGGACCTGCAGCACCGTCTGGATGAGGCTGAGAGCCTTGCTATGAAGGGTGGCAAGAAGCAGCTCCAGAAACTGGAATCCAGA GTGCGTGAGCTGGAGACTGAAGTTGAGGCTGAGCAGAGACGTGGAGCTGATGCTGTTAAAGGAGTCCGCAAATATGAGCGGAGAGTGAAGGAGCTGACATACCAG ACcgaggaggacaagaagaatGTGAACAGACTTCAGGATCTGGTGGACAAGCTGCAGCTCAAAGTCAAGGCCTTCAAGAGACAGGCTGAGGAGGCT GAGGAGCAGGCCAACACTCACATGTCCAGGCTCAGGAAGGTTCAGCATGAGCTGGAGGAAGCTCAGGAGCGTGCTGACATTGCTGAGTCCCAGGTCAACAAGCTGAGAGCCAAGAGTCGTGATACTGGAAAGGTAAGTTGA